GATCTTGCCGTCAGGGACTCACTTTCGACAGCATCGCGAACCGGTCCCGCGGATCGAGTTCCCGGCTAAGGTGCGAATGCGGCGCCCGGCTGGCGCTCCGCCAATACAACGGTCGTCGTCCGCATCCTTGACCCATCGGTCGTCGCGCGCCGGCTGTGATTCCTACGGCGCTCGGTGGAATTTGCGCCCAAAAACTGCAACAATGCGGGTCTTCTCCCCATCTGTTACGCGCCCGTAGCTCAATTGGATAGAGCGTCGGCCTCCGAAGCCGAAGGTTACAGGTTCGAACCCTGTCGGGCGTAGTTTTGAATCCAAGCGGCAAATTACGCTCGGAGCCGTCGGGCGTTCAAAACAATGTCCCGCCGAAAGGCGAGTGGGGACAACAGCTTGGCATGGCTCTGACAAGTGCGCGTTGGTCGCCGGCTTCGGGCAGCTCGAACTCGAAAGGTCGCGATTACGAATTGAGCGCACTGCGAGTGCGAAGCATAACCGAGCGTCAGCGTCCTACGCCGCCTTGCGGTCTATCGCGAGAAATCGCTGGCGGCGATCCGCCGCATTATTGGTTTCTGCGGCTTTTCTGCTTGGCACCTTTTCTGCTTCGGCATCGCGGGTGATACGGATCGCAACCGTGTTGTTAACATCCGTGACCTGAACAACGTCCGCAACTATTTCGGCACATCGGTGGCGCAAACGGTGCCGGAGCCGAGCGGCATTGTCCTCGCCGCGTTGGGATTGGCGAGTGCGCTCGCGTGCATGCCGCGCAATTCCCGATCCGGCCGAGGTCGCAGACCTCGGCTACAGAAAGCAGTTGCAGTAAGCGGCGCCGGCTAGTGCATCGCCAGTTCCGCTTCCGCGAAGTGTTCCACGCCGTCGGCTTTGGCGATGACTACCACGCCGTTGTCCGTCACCGTAAAGCCGCGGCTGCGGTCGTGGTCGTGGTCGTAGCCGATTTCGATGCCGGGCGGAATGTGGACGCCCTTGTCGATGATCGCGCGGCGGACTTTCGCGTGCCGGCCGATGTCGACGTTGTCGAACAGGATCGACTCTTCGACGTGGGCGAAGCTGTTCACCCGGGTGTTGGAACCCAGGATCGACCTTCGCACGTGTCCGCCGGAGATAATTGAGCCCAAGCAGACGATGCTATCGAGGGCCTCGCCGCGGCGGGCGTCGCTGCCGTCTTCGGCGAACACGAACTTCGGCGGCGGGATGTTCGGCAGGAACGTCCGGATCGGCCAATGGTCGTCGTACAGGTTCAACTGCGGATCGACCTCGATCAGATCCATGTTGGCTTCGTAGTACGCGTCCAGCGTGCCCACGTCGCGCCAATACGCGTCGCGCTTCCGGTTCTCGTCCAGGAACGGGAACGCGTACACGCGGTGATCGCTGATGATCGACGGGATGATGTTCCGGCCGAAATCGTGCTGGCTGTCGTGCTTCGTGGCGTCGAGGCAAAGCTGGTCGAACAAGAACCGCGCCGTGAAGACATACACGCCCATCGACGCCAACACGTGCTGATCGTCGCCGGGAATGGTCTTCGGGTCGGACGGTTTCTCCGCGAAGCCGATCACGCGATCGTGCTCGTCAATCTGCATCACGCCGAAGTGACGAGCGTCGTCCTTCGAGACACGCAGGGCCGCGACGGTGAGGTCGGCCCGATTGCGCTTATGGGCTTCCACGAGCTTGTGGTAGTCCATCTTGTAGATATGATCGCCGGCCAGGATGACGACGTACTCGGGCCGTTCCTTCTCCAACGTGTAGATGTTCTGGTAAACCGCGTCAGCGGTGCCTTGGTACCAGTGTTCGTCGATCCGCTGTTGGGGCGGTACGACATCGACGAATTCGCCGAGTTCCCGGCAGAAATAGCGGTGCCAACCGAGGTTGATGTGCCTGTCGAGGCTCATCGCCTTGTATTGCGTGAGCACCAGCATCTTGCGCAAACCGCTGTTGAGGCAGTTCGACAACGTGAAGTCGATGATCCGGTACGCGCCGCCGAACGGCACGGTCGGCTTGGCACGATCTCGGGTGAGGGGCTCCAGTCGCGAACCTTTACCGCCGGCCAGAATTACGGCCAACACGCCGTCCATGCTCATCGTGTGCGCCTCTCTCAGTGAGAATTTCAACGGTGCTGGTGATGTGGTCGCACTGCCCCACGTATTCTATCGGTCGGGGGGTGGGGGCTGTATAGGGCGAGTGAAAGACTTCCGCCTTTGCAGCGTTACATCGTTCTATCGATTCTGCGGGGCGAGCAGCGTGAAAGGCGAAATCTCTCGCAGCTAGCTCAAGGTGCTAGCGCGAATTAAGGCGTATAAAGCATAAAGCTGGCATTTTCCACACTTCTCGCCGCGCGCTGCTGGCTTCTTGGCGACCAATTCTTCTACACTGCCCCCGTGCCACACCGCATTCTGCACATAATTCCTTCCTTGGACCGCTCGGGGGCTGAAAAACAGCTCGTGATGCTGGCGCGCGGGCTGCCTCGCGATCGGTTCGACGTGCATGTCTGCGTTCTGACGCGGTCCGGCCCCCTGAGCGAGGAGCTGGATCGGGCCGGCATCCCATGGACGCTGATCGGCAAGCGGTGGAAGGCCGATCCGTTCGCCTATCTGCGACTTAAACGGCACCTCCAGGACGTGCAGCCAGACCTGGTACAAACCTGGCTGTTCGCGGCCAATAGCTTTGGGCGCGCCGCGGCGCTGGCGGCCGGCGTCCGGCATGTCGTGGCGAGCGAACGTTCCGTCGATCCTTGGAAAACCTGGTGGCAGTTCGCGATCGACCGGCGCCTCGCCGCGCGCACTGATGCCATCGTCGTGAACAGTTCCGGCGTGAGCGACTTCTACATTCGGCACGGTTTGCCGGTCGACAAATTTGTTGTCATCCCCAACGGCATCGAACCGCCACGGCCGAGCCGGCTCACCCGGGAGGCGCTGCTCGATTCGCTAGGGTTGCCCCACGCCACTCGACTCATTGGCACGGTCGGACGCCTGTGGCCGCAGAAGCGGATGAAAGACCTGATCTGGGCGGCGGACTTGCTGAAGGTTATCCGCGACGACGTGCATCTGGTAATCGTGGGCGACGGCCCGTTGCGCGACCGGCTGGAACGTTACCGCCGGCAGGTCCGCATCGAAGACCGCGTGCATTTCTTGGGACACCGCGACGACGTCCCGGATTTGTTACCGCACTTCGACGTGTACTGGCTGGCCAGCGGCTACGAAGGTTTGCCGAATGTAGTCATGGAAGCGATGGCGTCCGGCGTGCCCGTCGTGGCGACCGATATTCCCGGCACGCGCGATTTAGTTCAACAGGACGCGACCGGGTTCCTCGTGCGCGTGGGCGACCGCGCCGGTTTTGCCAGATACACGCTGAAGCTGCTCGAAGACGCGGCGCTGCGTCATCGAATCGGCGTAGCGGCGCGCGAGCGCATGAACAGCGAGTACAGCGTGGAATGCATGATCGCGCGCTACGGCGAGCTCTACGCGCGCTTGCTGTCCTAACGATCAATCGCTCGACCTCAAAAAAACGTGGGTGCCTGGGGCAGCGGAGTCCAGTTCGCGGCCTCCATGGTCGAGCCACTGGGGCTTTGATCAATGAATCAACAAGTCGCCATGATGCCCCAGCTCGTTCGACTTGGTTGCTCCGTACATTCGCCCCAGCCCCAGGCGCCCAACGTCATCCACTTGAGCGCTGACGCTTCCGGCTCTAACGTGCGCGGCGCATGCGCCGCGGGCTACTTCTATTCCGCGGCGTACTGCGATGCGTTGTGCGTAGAGTCTGATCGAGTTGCCGAATGCTCTCGACGCAGCGCTTCGCGCGTCGCGACTTGAAAAAAACTCGCGCTCTCACCAGGAATGCCGCGAATTGCCGCCGCCGGCGCGTCGATCAGAGATTCCTGGACGGAGCGCCATTTAGACAGGAAACGGATTTCCAACATCGGGCACGGCCGGAGCGCCGCAGCCCGCTGGGTAGGTCTCTCGGAAGAGGCCGGGGCCGGACGGTGACGAGGGGTCGCCGCGCCAGCGCCGCATTTCTGTACCCCGAAAGGAGTCCGTAAGCATGAGATTTCGCAGCTGTGTTTTGGCCGTTGGCGGCCTGTTGACCCTGACGAGCGCGGCGATCGCGCAACAAGGTCGAGGTTATGGATCACCAGGCCTGTTGGCCGTGCCTGAATCATCGCCGAGCTACGTGAACCCGTGGCGCGGCCAGGCGTATCCCACGAGCGCCCAAATCGAGGAACCGAGCCCGGCCGATATGGTCCCGCCGATTCCCGAAGCCCCCGTCGACACCGGCAGCATGTACGACGAAGCCCTGAGCAACGACGACTACAGTGGCTGCGGCGATTGCTGCACGCCTTGCACGCCACGGTGGTATGTCGCCGCGGGCGGACTGTACATGAATCGTGACGGCTCGAACGACTTCTGGACGACGTACGAAAACAACGTGCCGTTCAACCAGATGATGCATTCGCCGGACACCGATTGGAACGGCGGCTTCTTCGCCACGATTGGGCATCGCTTCGGCTGCTGCTCGCAGCATGCGATCGAAGGCAGCTTCTGGATGCTCGATCCGCTCGAAGGTGAGAACCAGGTCGGTCGCACGGGCGCTAATACGTTGGCGACGCCGATTGACCTGGGCGACGTCACGATCGGCCCAAACCCGGCGACGTTCTACTTCGACGACGCGCAAACGCACCGCATCACGCGGCACGATGAGATCTATAACGTCGAGGTGAATTATTATTACGACCTGTTGCCGGCCGCCTACAATCGCGCATTCAGCGCTCAGTTGTTGATGGGCGTGCGTTACTTCCGCTTCGACGAGAACCTGGTGTTTAGCTCGGTGATCAACGGCAGCACCTTCGGCGCCAACGGCGGCGCCGACGAGGCTCACCTGGGCATCCGAGCTGAGAACAATCTGGTCGGCTTCCAGATCGGCACGCGGTTGAACTATTATCTGACGCAGGACTTGAGCTTCTTCGCGACGCCTAAGTTCGGCATCTATGGGAACGACATCCAGCAGCGCGTTTCGCTCGCCAGCGGCGACGGCTTCAACGGTGTGGCGGCGCCGGTCGGCGGCCCGGTGGGCGGCTTCCCGTTCGAATCGAGCAAGCGTGACGTATCGGTGCTCGCGGAATTGGACCTGGGAGTGAATTGGCAGTTGACGCAGCGTTGGAGCGTGTTCGGCGGCTACCGCCTGGTGGCGGTCAGCGGCCTGGCCCTCTCCGACGAACAGATCCCGGCCTTCCTGGTGGATTACCCGGCGATCAACGACATCGACAGCAACGGACACCTGTTGTTGCACGGCGGATTCGCCGGTGTGCAATACGCCTATTAAGACGAGCATCCTGGAGAGATTTTTCAGCCCACAGAAATCGGCTCGGTCCCCTTCGTCGCCCCTGGTCGCAAAATTCGCGGCCAGGGGCGATTTTTCGTTGTCGGGGACGGAATCTTCGGGCCGCGAAGGCGTGGTGCGCCGCCGCTGATTGCGAACAAGCCCAGGGAAGGCCTCCCAAATCGTGGGCGATAGCAATGACTTCGAGGGCCTTCCCTGGGCTTAGCGTCGCTGCGGATGGATGCAGCGCAACCTGCCCCGTTGCTTAGCCTTGCCGACGCACCGAGATTGGCGTTCCGCCGCCGCTCGAATGCCGCTAGATTGGGCCGCGCCGACGGATGTTCGGCGAGTGCTACCGATGCCAGGGAGGGCAGAAACCATGCCGGAATCACCAGCGGTGGCGGCCGCCGCGCCGCCCGTTGCGTCCCCCACGTTCGACGGCTTACTGTTCGACATGGGCGACGTACTCTACGACGCCACGCTCTGGCGACGTTGGCTGTGGCGGCTGTTGACCAAGATGGGTGTCACGCACAGTTACGACGCCTTGTTCACCATCTGGGACGATCAATACCTCGACCTCGTGCATCGCGGAATCGGCGACTATGCCACCGCGTTTGTCGACTTCCTGACGTCATTGTCCGTGGCCTCGCCGCTGATCGACGAGATCGTGGCCGCCAGCCGCATCCGCAAACGCGAACTGGAGAGCGAAGCCCGGCCCCTCGCAGGCGTGCGCCCCACGATCGAACGGCTCGCCATGCTGGGCGTGCCGCTAGCGATCGTCAGCGATTCGGAAACACCGGCCGCAGGGCTGGAAACGTACCTTCATCGTCTCGGCCTGGGCGGTCGCTTCGCGGCGATTGTCTCCTCGCGCGACTTGGGATGCACTAAGCCCGACCCGCGCTGCTATGTCACCGCGTTGGAGCAACTCGGGCTCTCCCCGCAATCGACTGCGTTCGTCGGGCACGATCCCGTGGAACTCGCCGGCGCGCGGGCGGTCGGCGTCGCGTCGATCGCGTTCAATCACGCGCCCGGTTGCCAGGCGGAGATCCAGCTGCGCCATTTCCGAGAACTTCTGGCTTATGTGCGCCCGGCCAAGTCGCTGTCGTGCGCCAGTTAACTGCGGGGACGGGCCATGCAGGTCTTCGCGCGCCAGGAAAACGTACCGCACAATTGGAACGACGATAACGCTGCGCTGTTGCTGGAGGGAAGCTGGTCAGGCCGATCGCGCCGCGCGCGTCACGACTCGCTCGATGAAACCATCGACGCGCGCCATGCCTGGATCGACGGCGAAGCGGTGCGCATCGCAGGCCTGCTCGCGGAAGGGCCCGACAGCGCCGGTTTTCGCCACGTCTGCTTGCCGACCGGCTTGTTAGCGCATCTCGGCGGACTCCGACTCCGCTATTTTCTCGTTAAGCTCCTCCGCTGGATCGCCTATTGCCGCGAAGTGCGCCGGCCCATCGCTTCCGAGTGTTGGGAACTGCACGCCAGCCAAGGCGATGACGATTTCGTAGAACTGTTCGTTGAGTTGTGCAAGCGGCACCGCGTCCAAGGACGCGTGCTTCAATCAGGACCCGAAGCCGTTTGCGCAACGCCAGCATCTTCGTCCATTCATTGGCGCAGGCGCCTAGCGAACTGGCTGGCCGGGTCCGCCGAGCGCGCGACGAGCGATCCATCACCCAGCAAACGCCGCCGCCTACTCCTTTGCGGCGATTTGGACCTCCTCGCACCGGTAGCAGACGCTTGGCAACGAAGTGGTGGCGAGGCTGCCGGCCTCTGTGATGAGCCGATCATCAAGCTTCGACTTCGCCAGCCGCAACTGCGCCAGTTGATGTGCGAAGGTTTTCGCGGTTGCGAAAACCGCTTCGACACCGCGCGTCCGCTCGACATGTTCACGGTCGACGACATTAACCTCGGCCGCCAGTTGACCCGTTGGCTGAACGCCGCGCATGCCGCCTGCGGACCGCGCTGGTCGCGTTGGCTCTGGGCGATGGATCGGCATTTCACGACCTGGCGTCCGGACGCCTTGGTGCTGAGCGAAGACGCCACGCCGTTCACTCGGGCCGCGGTCTGGACCGCGCATCGCCATGGCGTGCCGAGCATTGTTGCGCAACATGGCGCACCTTGCCTGCAGTTCGGCTTCGCGCCGCTTGCCGCCGACTGGATGGCGGCCTGGGATGAAGCTTCCCGCGCCCAATTCCTCGACTGGGGAATGCCCGAGGAAAAAGTGGTAATCACCGGTTCGTTACCGCTCAATCGCTCGCGCATGCGACTTTCCGGCACATCACGACCGTCACACAAGACCGCTCGCACGGTGCTAATCCTAGCCAATCTGCCAGCCCGCGACGATCGCCCGGACGGCGTTGCATTTCATCTCACGCGCGACACGCACCAAGCCATGCTCCGCGCCGCGCTCACCGCCTGCGCGACGGCGCCGGGCTTACGCGTGATCGTCAAGCTACACCCTCGGCAGCAAGGCACGGAGCCCTGGCCGGAGTTGTTGCGGGAATTCCCCGACCTGCCGTTGCAACTCGTGCGTCGCGGCCGCTGGACCGATTACCTGAGCCAATCCCACGCGGTAGTAAGCTGCGCCTCAAGCGCCGGCGTGGAGGCTGCGAGATTAGGCTGGCCGGTCGTGCAACTCTTGCCCCAAGGCTGTGCCGACATCCTGCCGGCCAGGCGTTGGGGCCTGGTTGGATCTGCTGTTACCGCCGACGAACTGCGCCCGTTGCTCCGCATTGCGCTGAAGACGCAGATCAAATCGCGTCAGAACGCCTTTCCCTCCGAATGTTCCGCGGTCGCGCTGCTCGCCAATTTCGTGGAGCGCGCAATCGACGTCGCCCATCACACGCCGCTAGCGGATATTCCATCCGAGGAGTCGCTATGCCTCCGCACGTAAGACGCAAAGTCGCGCGCCCCGCGCGGCGGATTGTCGAAGACTCGGGTCGTGGCTCGCCCCGACGACTCGGCGCTTCGCGCTTCGTTCGTTTCGATCGCCAACACGCGCTTGCGCGGAAAGAAGCCGCCGCCGCGCGCGATATCGCCCCGTTGGCCGGTTGGAGCCAACTGGTCGCAGACTCCATGCTGGTCAGCGGCTCGACGCTGTTTTGCCAGGCGATCGGCGTCGTAACAAGCTTGCTGTTCCGCTCGTTGATTTCGCCACTCCAGATGGGCGTCTGGCAGGGGCTCAAATTGTTCTTGAGCTACGGCAACTATTTGAATCTCGGCGTCAGCAAAGGCGCTGCGCGGGAGCTGGCCGTGGCGCGCGGACGCGGAGATGAATCGCAGGCGGAAGCCGGATTGCACGCCGCCTTCACCGCGAACACGCTGGCCAGCCTGGCGCTCGCCGCGGGGTTGATCGTCGCCAGCGTGTGGCAATATCAGTTTCACGGCGGCTGGTCGAATCCCTGGGCCGGCGGCCTGGTCGCGATGGCGCTGTTGGTGATGTTGCAGCGTTACGAAACTTTTCTGGTCACGATTCAACGCGCGCGACAGCAATTCGCGATCACTTCGCAATTGGCCGTGATCGAGGCCCTGCTCACGCTGGCCGTGGGCGGCTTGGCTACCTGGCGCTGGGGCTTGCCGGGACTGTATGTCAGCGCCGGTTGCGTATTGATCGCGGCGATCGGCTATTTGCAATGGAATGCGCCGACGTCTCTTCGCTGGCACTGGGACTACGACGACGTCCGTCGGCTCACGGCGATCGGTTTGCCGATGCTCCTCACCGGCGTGCTCTCCTCGCTATTTCGTTCGCTCGACAAATTGATGATCCTGGCCTGCATGTCGGACGGCACGTATCAACTGGGCTGTTACTCGGTCGCACTGCTGGTCGGCACCCAGCTTTACGGCATCGCGAATCAACTCGCCATGGTCGGCGCGCCGCGCTATGCCGAGCTCTGGGGCGGCACCAACGATCGCCGCGCCGTCGCTCAACTCGTCGCCCAGAACAGTCAATTCATCGCCTGGGCATTGGCCGGCGCCGGCTTGCTGGCCGTCGTCGTGGCCACGCCGGCGCTGAGCTGGTTGCTGCCGAGTTACGCCGAAGGCCTGCCAGCACTGTCGTGGCTCGCACCCGGCGTGGCGGCCGCCGGTTTGGCTGTCCCGCTGACCAATTATCTGGCCACCATCGACCGCCAAGGCCGCTCGCTTACGATCCTTGGCGCCGCGGCGGCTTGCACGGCCGTCTTGCTGAGAATTGCCATCGGCCAAGGCAGCGGACTCGTCGGCGTCGCCGCGGTCACCTCGCTCGCATCGCTCGGCTATCTCGTGGCGCTGGCGGGCACTTCCATTTGGCCGGAATTGAACGGCGACGAGCGGCGCCGCTACGTGCTGCATTTATCGGGCGCGCTGTTGTTGCTCGCCTTGCCGGCACTTGCCCGCTGGAGCTTCGGCGGCGAGTGGAACGATGATTCCGGCGAACGCTTTTTGACTTGCCTCGGGCTGCTCGGCGGCTGGGGATTCGCCGCGATGTGCGGCTGGACTTGGGCCTCGCAACGACGCCGCGATCGCCGGCGCTCGCGCGTCGCGCGGGAGCTGGCCGCCTGATGCGCCCGACGCTCGCTGAACTCGAACGCCGCTGTCAAAAGCCGGATCATCGGTTGATTGGCAGTTGGATGGCGCGACGCGTCGCGAGACCGAGCGCGCTGCGCATCACCTGGCTGATCGCGCCCTACGGAGTCTCGGCCCATGCGGTTACGCTGCTGGCCTGGGGAGTGGGCCTCGCCGCCGCGGCGCAGTTCGGCATCGGGTCGCCGGTCGCGTGGCTCTGCGGCGCCATCACGTTGCAACTGTGGTATCTGCTCGATCACGTCGACGGCCAGCTTGCTCGTTGGCATGGCGTGGCCTCGCTGGATGGCGTGCAACTCGATTACTTGATGCACCACACGCTCAACCTACTTGTACCGCTCGGGCTCGGCTATGGTGCATCACGTGTCA
This Planctomycetia bacterium DNA region includes the following protein-coding sequences:
- the glgC gene encoding glucose-1-phosphate adenylyltransferase, whose translation is MDGVLAVILAGGKGSRLEPLTRDRAKPTVPFGGAYRIIDFTLSNCLNSGLRKMLVLTQYKAMSLDRHINLGWHRYFCRELGEFVDVVPPQQRIDEHWYQGTADAVYQNIYTLEKERPEYVVILAGDHIYKMDYHKLVEAHKRNRADLTVAALRVSKDDARHFGVMQIDEHDRVIGFAEKPSDPKTIPGDDQHVLASMGVYVFTARFLFDQLCLDATKHDSQHDFGRNIIPSIISDHRVYAFPFLDENRKRDAYWRDVGTLDAYYEANMDLIEVDPQLNLYDDHWPIRTFLPNIPPPKFVFAEDGSDARRGEALDSIVCLGSIISGGHVRRSILGSNTRVNSFAHVEESILFDNVDIGRHAKVRRAIIDKGVHIPPGIEIGYDHDHDRSRGFTVTDNGVVVIAKADGVEHFAEAELAMH
- a CDS encoding glycosyltransferase, translating into MPHRILHIIPSLDRSGAEKQLVMLARGLPRDRFDVHVCVLTRSGPLSEELDRAGIPWTLIGKRWKADPFAYLRLKRHLQDVQPDLVQTWLFAANSFGRAAALAAGVRHVVASERSVDPWKTWWQFAIDRRLAARTDAIVVNSSGVSDFYIRHGLPVDKFVVIPNGIEPPRPSRLTREALLDSLGLPHATRLIGTVGRLWPQKRMKDLIWAADLLKVIRDDVHLVIVGDGPLRDRLERYRRQVRIEDRVHFLGHRDDVPDLLPHFDVYWLASGYEGLPNVVMEAMASGVPVVATDIPGTRDLVQQDATGFLVRVGDRAGFARYTLKLLEDAALRHRIGVAARERMNSEYSVECMIARYGELYARLLS
- a CDS encoding BBP7 family outer membrane beta-barrel protein, translating into MRFRSCVLAVGGLLTLTSAAIAQQGRGYGSPGLLAVPESSPSYVNPWRGQAYPTSAQIEEPSPADMVPPIPEAPVDTGSMYDEALSNDDYSGCGDCCTPCTPRWYVAAGGLYMNRDGSNDFWTTYENNVPFNQMMHSPDTDWNGGFFATIGHRFGCCSQHAIEGSFWMLDPLEGENQVGRTGANTLATPIDLGDVTIGPNPATFYFDDAQTHRITRHDEIYNVEVNYYYDLLPAAYNRAFSAQLLMGVRYFRFDENLVFSSVINGSTFGANGGADEAHLGIRAENNLVGFQIGTRLNYYLTQDLSFFATPKFGIYGNDIQQRVSLASGDGFNGVAAPVGGPVGGFPFESSKRDVSVLAELDLGVNWQLTQRWSVFGGYRLVAVSGLALSDEQIPAFLVDYPAINDIDSNGHLLLHGGFAGVQYAY
- a CDS encoding HAD family hydrolase; protein product: MPESPAVAAAAPPVASPTFDGLLFDMGDVLYDATLWRRWLWRLLTKMGVTHSYDALFTIWDDQYLDLVHRGIGDYATAFVDFLTSLSVASPLIDEIVAASRIRKRELESEARPLAGVRPTIERLAMLGVPLAIVSDSETPAAGLETYLHRLGLGGRFAAIVSSRDLGCTKPDPRCYVTALEQLGLSPQSTAFVGHDPVELAGARAVGVASIAFNHAPGCQAEIQLRHFRELLAYVRPAKSLSCAS
- a CDS encoding lipopolysaccharide biosynthesis protein; its protein translation is MPPHVRRKVARPARRIVEDSGRGSPRRLGASRFVRFDRQHALARKEAAAARDIAPLAGWSQLVADSMLVSGSTLFCQAIGVVTSLLFRSLISPLQMGVWQGLKLFLSYGNYLNLGVSKGAARELAVARGRGDESQAEAGLHAAFTANTLASLALAAGLIVASVWQYQFHGGWSNPWAGGLVAMALLVMLQRYETFLVTIQRARQQFAITSQLAVIEALLTLAVGGLATWRWGLPGLYVSAGCVLIAAIGYLQWNAPTSLRWHWDYDDVRRLTAIGLPMLLTGVLSSLFRSLDKLMILACMSDGTYQLGCYSVALLVGTQLYGIANQLAMVGAPRYAELWGGTNDRRAVAQLVAQNSQFIAWALAGAGLLAVVVATPALSWLLPSYAEGLPALSWLAPGVAAAGLAVPLTNYLATIDRQGRSLTILGAAAACTAVLLRIAIGQGSGLVGVAAVTSLASLGYLVALAGTSIWPELNGDERRRYVLHLSGALLLLALPALARWSFGGEWNDDSGERFLTCLGLLGGWGFAAMCGWTWASQRRRDRRRSRVARELAA